A genomic stretch from Setaria viridis chromosome 1, Setaria_viridis_v4.0, whole genome shotgun sequence includes:
- the LOC117861518 gene encoding uncharacterized protein — protein MHPPLTLHRHPMCAEIIEEFQKCHLDHPVKKFFGECTDLKIKLDRCFRQEKALKRKANFEESKKFKEQLQAYKREIAEKNEE, from the exons ATGCATCCCCCTCTGACTTTACACAGGCATCCTATGTGTGCTGAG ATTATTGAAGAATTCCAGAAGTGCCATCTGGATCACCCTGTCAAGAAGTTCTTCGGAGAATGCACAGACCTTAAAATAAAGCTTGATCGCTGCTTCCGACAGGAG AAAGCATTGAAGAGAAAGGCAAACTTTGAAGAGAGCAAGAAATTTAAAGAACAGCTGCAGGCTTACAAAAGGGAAATTGCAGAGAAGAATGAGGAATGA
- the LOC117861504 gene encoding putative 12-oxophytodienoate reductase 8, giving the protein MEAKPIPLLTPHTMGRFHLSHRVVHAPLTRSRCYNNLPGEHVALYYSQRASKGGLLIAESTGVSETAQGYPNTPGIWTKEQVEAWKPVVEAVHRKGGVFFCQIWHVGRASTYDYQPSGQAPISCTDKQITPEVLEDGTVEEFSAPRRLTEDENPHIVNDFRLAARNCIEAGFDGVEIHCAFGYLIEQFMKDSVNDRTDKYGGSMENRCRFALEVIKAAIDEIGADRVGVRLSPYSNCLDCWDSDPDALGLYMIHAMNKLGVLYCSMVEPEGVKVDGKVQIPYKLLHFRKAFAGTFIVAGGYNREEGNKAVSEGYTDLVAYGKWFLANPDLPKRFELNAPLNKYDRSTFYTPDPVVGYTDYPFLDLSSV; this is encoded by the exons ATGGAAGCAAAGCCAATCCCGCTCCTGACTCCCCACACCATGGGGAGGTTCCACCTCTCCCACAG GGTTGTCCACGCGCCGCTCACGAGATCAAGGTGCTACAACAACCTTCCTGGAGAACACGTCGCGCTGTACTACTCCCAGAGGGCCTCCAAAGGTGGTCTACTAATCGCTGAATCCACTGGGGTCTCGGAGACCGCTCAGGGTTACCCAAACACGCCAGGTATATGGACCAAGGAGCAGGTGGAGGCTTGGAAGCCGGTGGTGGAAGCTGTGCATCGCAAGGGGGGAGTTTTCTTCTGCCAGATATGGCATGTAGGCAGGGCTTCTACTTATG ATTATCAGCCCAGTGGACAAGCACCGATTTCTTGTACAGACAAGCAGATTACACCCGAGGTCCTGGAGGATGGAACTGTGGAGGAATTCTCTGCCCCAAGGAGACTTACAGAAGATGAGAACCCTCACATTGTCAATGATTTTCGGCTTGCTGCTAGGAATTGCATTGAAGCAG GCTTTGATGGAGTCGAAATCCACTGTGCCTTTGGCTACCTAATCGAGCAGTTCATGAAAGACAGTGTCAACGACAGAACTGACAAATATGGTGGAAGCATGGAAAACCGCTGTCGCTTCGCTCTAGAGGTAATTAAAGCAGCCATCGATGAGATTGGAGCAGACAGGGTCGGTGTCCGTCTCTCACCATACTCAAACTGCCTGGACTGCTGGGATTCAGACCCAGATGCACTCGGCCTGTACATGATCCACGCCATGAACAAGCTGGGCGTCCTCTACTGCAGCATGGTTGAGCCTGAGGGGGTCAAAGTGGATGGTAAGGTGCAGATCCCCTACAAGCTGCTGCATTTCAGGAAGGCATTTGCTGGGACTTTCATTGTTGCTGGAGGATACAACAGGGAAGAAGGCAACAAGGCAGTGTCCGAGGGTTACACTGACCTGGTGGCATATGGCAAATGGTTTCTGGCGAACCCAGACTTGCCCAAGCGGTTTGAGCTGAATGCACCTCTGAACAAGTACGACAGATCAACGTTCTACACCCCTGATCCAGTTGTCGGGTATACCGATTACCCTTTTCTTGATCTTTCATCTGTGTGA
- the LOC117863953 gene encoding monooxygenase 1 yields the protein MKMPVPFSGHQQQLGDMMEAVHGIVIVGGGICGLATALALHRKGIPSLVLEKSETLRTEGGSIGVHVNGWRVLEQLGVAPELRKTADVVTEFHDVWQQKQGNKSVVVPVRGELRWLKRRDLVETMAKNIPSGAIRFSCHIAAIRPANPGSHGVVLTTLDGSIIRAKALIGCDGSNSVVAKYLGLSPAKSTSRMLLRGYTRYPHGHPFGPHFLRLRGNGFFVGRSPMTDNLVNFFVALWHPGADATKDASAMKELVLEKLKGQCSDEIIEMVRDPEPDSLILLTKIWYRPPWQVMFSSFRRGTATVAGDAMHVMGSYIGQGGSASMEDALVLARSLSRAAASAGGSGGDELCEKKISAAMGEYVRERRLRIVRLSLESFTMGTLLATKSLLTKLACFAILSLLGTASLGHTKYDCGRL from the exons ATGAAGATGCCGGTGCCATTCTCCGGGCACCAACAGCAGCTAGGAGACATGATGGAGGCGGTCCATGGCATCGTCATCGTCGGTGGTGGCATCTGCGGCCTCGCCACTGCTCTTGCTCTTCACCG GAAAGGGATTCCTAGCCTCGTGTTAGAGAAGTCCGAGACTTTACGAACGGAAGGCGGGTCCATTGGTGTCCATGTCAATGGATGGCGTGTTCTAGAGCAACTTGGGGTTGCTCCAGAGCTCCGGAAGACTGCCGACGTTGTTACCGA GTTTCACGACGTGTGGCAGCAAAAGCAAGGAAACAAGAGCGTTGTGGTGCCTGTCAG GGGTGAGCTCCGATGGTTGAAAAGAAGGGATCTGGTCGAGACAATGGCCAAGAACATACCTTCAGGAGCAATCCGCTTCAGCTGCCACATTGCAGCGATACGCCCAGCAAATCCGGGGAGCCATGGCGTGGTTCTTACAACACTGGACGGCAGTATCATCAGGGCCAAG GCCCTGATCGGATGCGATGGCTCGAACTCAGTGGTAGCCAAGTACCTGGGCTTGTCCCCGGCGAAATCAACCTCTCGCATGCTTCTTCGCGGATACACGAGATACCCACATGGGCATCCATTCGGACCCCATTTCCTGCGCTTAAGAGGCAATGGTTTCTTTGTCGGGCGCTCTCCCATGACTGACAATCTAGTGAATTTCTTCGTAGCCCTTTGGCACCCTGGTGCAGATGCCACCAAGGACGCGAGCGCCATGAAGGAACTGGTGCTAGAGAAGCTGAAGGGCCAGTGCTCCGACGAGATCATCGAGATGGTCCGTGATCCGGAACCCGACTCGCTGATCCTCCTGACCAAGATCTGGTACCGGCCGCCATGGCAGGTCATGTTCAGCAGCTTCCGGAGGGGCACGGCGACGGTCGCCGGCGACGCGATGCACGTCATGGGGTCGTACATCGGCCAGGGGGGCTCGGCGTCGATGGAGGACGCCCTCGTGCTCGCCCGGTCGCTGTCGcgagctgccgcctccgccggcggttCAGGTGGGGATGAGCTGTGCGAGAAGAAAATCAGCGCGGCGATGGGGGAGTACGTCAGGGagaggaggctgaggatcgTGAGGCTGTCGCTGGAGTCCTTCACCATGGGGACGCTGCTTGCAACCAAGTCGCTGCTCACGAAGCTCGCCTGCTTCGCCATCTTGTCTCTGTTGGGAACCGCTTCACTCGGCCACACCAAGTATGACTGTGGTCGCCTCTAA